Proteins from a genomic interval of Psychrilyobacter piezotolerans:
- a CDS encoding ABC transporter permease: MNISFFNIFLLLVPLFLLILGLRFFRVNLVKKSVTSMGRMIIQLFLVGIYLEYIFKFNNWAVNFIYILLMITVASVSAIDMVKLSYKKLIFPLLGSIFLSWTTVYTLYQVIILPDTNFFESRYIIPVSGMLLGNVLKGQIIFLNNFFTQIKDGEDSYFYLLSMGATKFEALREFYRRSIISSLQPDLANMATIGLVALPGMMTGQILAGASPFTAIKYQISIMLGIFCIRTLSLILTTFVINKIAFDGFSRLKRDIFR, encoded by the coding sequence ATATATCTTTTTTTAATATTTTCCTATTGCTGGTTCCGCTTTTTTTATTGATTTTGGGATTGAGGTTTTTCAGGGTAAACCTTGTAAAAAAATCCGTCACCTCCATGGGACGGATGATTATCCAGTTGTTTTTAGTGGGGATCTATTTAGAATATATCTTTAAATTTAATAACTGGGCTGTAAACTTTATTTATATCCTCCTGATGATAACGGTGGCATCGGTCTCTGCCATAGATATGGTAAAATTAAGTTATAAAAAATTAATTTTTCCCCTCTTGGGCTCTATATTTTTGTCGTGGACCACAGTCTATACCCTGTACCAGGTTATAATTTTACCTGATACCAATTTTTTTGAGTCCAGATATATCATCCCTGTGAGCGGTATGCTTTTGGGGAATGTACTCAAGGGGCAGATTATATTTTTGAATAACTTTTTTACCCAGATAAAAGATGGGGAAGATTCATATTTTTACCTTCTTTCCATGGGGGCTACAAAGTTTGAGGCACTCCGAGAGTTTTACAGGAGATCTATAATTTCCTCCCTTCAGCCTGATCTTGCCAATATGGCCACCATTGGATTGGTGGCTTTACCGGGGATGATGACAGGACAAATCTTAGCCGGTGCTTCTCCCTTTACAGCTATTAAATACCAGATAAGTATCATGCTTGGGATTTTCTGCATCAGAACTCTCTCCCTCATCCTTACAACCTTTGTTATAAATAAAATTGCCTTTGATGGATTCAGCAGGTTAAAGAGAGATATATTTAGATGA
- a CDS encoding ArsR/SmtB family transcription factor: MLYYKDDPELFENKASVLKALSHPIRLCIVKNLIAVKKANVTQMQHCLEAPQSTISQHLSKLKAEKIIKGERKGLEVYYSISNERIIKIIEVLFRK; encoded by the coding sequence TTGTTATATTACAAAGATGATCCAGAATTATTTGAAAATAAAGCTAGCGTCTTAAAAGCTCTATCTCATCCTATAAGATTATGCATAGTAAAAAATTTAATTGCAGTCAAAAAAGCCAATGTAACTCAAATGCAACATTGTCTTGAGGCACCACAATCTACAATATCGCAGCACTTATCTAAATTAAAGGCTGAAAAAATTATCAAAGGTGAGAGAAAAGGCTTGGAAGTTTATTATTCCATCTCCAATGAAAGGATAATAAAAATCATCGAAGTTCTTTTTCGTAAATAA
- a CDS encoding rhodanese-like domain-containing protein — translation MLKILGLRFGKKGKTFDISKDEALKLLESDNTLVLDVRTPKEIIAVPSLVEDAIMIDYEGKNFENEIKKLDKNKTYVVVCTRGNYARGACITMEKNGFKSMKSLKGGLNSFNSCST, via the coding sequence ATGTTAAAAATCTTAGGTTTAAGATTCGGAAAAAAAGGTAAAACATTCGACATCTCAAAAGACGAAGCTTTGAAATTATTAGAAAGTGACAACACTCTAGTCTTAGATGTCAGAACTCCAAAGGAGATAATCGCCGTTCCTTCTTTAGTTGAAGATGCTATCATGATAGATTATGAAGGTAAAAACTTTGAAAATGAAATAAAAAAATTGGATAAAAATAAAACTTATGTAGTTGTATGTACCCGTGGAAATTACGCTAGGGGTGCTTGCATAACTATGGAAAAAAACGGATTTAAATCTATGAAAAGTCTTAAGGGTGGCCTAAATTCTTTTAATAGCTGCTCTACATGA
- a CDS encoding nitroreductase family protein, translating to MNETLKTINNRVSLRWYEKKKISTEHMDKIIESAIGAPTAGNMVMYSIIHIQNKKTMKKLAISCDSQPFIGTASDILIFVADFNKWNSYYKNEGVYCDKGRRPGNAEMLLAFEDTMIASENAVIAGESLGIGSCYIGDILENYEYHKELLDLPDYTIPLGMLTFGYYPKDYKRVKRERFNREFIVFDEKYKKLDKAELKTMFELKEKEFSTKDSNEGKSFAGEFYKRKTNSDFMENFERSVDQWFKNWK from the coding sequence ATGAATGAAACTTTAAAAACTATAAATAACAGGGTATCTCTCAGATGGTATGAGAAGAAAAAAATCTCGACGGAACATATGGATAAAATAATAGAGTCGGCAATCGGTGCTCCTACAGCAGGGAATATGGTCATGTATTCAATTATTCATATTCAAAATAAGAAAACCATGAAAAAACTGGCCATATCCTGTGATTCTCAGCCATTTATAGGAACAGCTTCCGATATCCTGATCTTTGTTGCTGATTTTAATAAATGGAACAGTTATTATAAAAATGAAGGTGTCTATTGTGATAAAGGCAGAAGGCCTGGAAATGCAGAGATGCTCCTGGCCTTTGAAGATACCATGATAGCCTCGGAAAATGCTGTGATTGCAGGTGAAAGTTTAGGGATAGGAAGCTGCTATATAGGAGATATTCTGGAAAATTATGAATACCATAAAGAATTATTAGATCTGCCGGATTATACCATACCTTTAGGGATGCTGACCTTCGGATATTATCCAAAAGATTATAAGAGGGTAAAAAGAGAAAGGTTCAACAGGGAGTTTATTGTCTTTGATGAAAAATACAAAAAGCTGGATAAGGCAGAGCTGAAGACGATGTTTGAATTAAAGGAAAAAGAATTTAGTACGAAAGATTCCAATGAGGGAAAATCTTTTGCAGGGGAATTCTATAAGAGAAAAACAAATTCAGATTTTATGGAAAACTTTGAAAGATCGGTAGATCAGTGGTTTAAAAATTGGAAATAA
- the recJ gene encoding single-stranded-DNA-specific exonuclease RecJ, whose product METRWIHKDIHNTKNFESLGLSKDFLNILINRGIDTHEKIEKFIHPKIENIVSPFEFSDIKKSADKIIEVGESGKTIFIYGDYDVDGITSTSLCYLALKELGYKVDYYIPLRDEGYGLNKESLSHIREQGGDLVITVDCGVSSVEEVEYANSIGLTVIITDHHDINNILPPAYAVVNPKREDNAYKFEYLAGVGTAFMLMMGLYKTLGRKEEIYQYLDIVAMGTIADIVPLKAENRIFTKLGLEQLKHTNHLGLQILLQTIFDDLEEKKFNTYDVGFIIAPIFNAAGRLEDAKMGVKLLISDSMVEAREISKKLIGQNCERKEVQADILEKVEAEIEKNRYYEDNVIVVSGVGFHHGVVGIVASKIVDKYYKPTIIMEEKDGISKASCRSIEGYSIIEGLNSMKEIFIKYGGHAGAAGFSIDADRVHEFRDKINKDAGSKLSHEDYKKPIKIDKEISFTKLTYNFNDELEKAEPYGFGNATPLFEVKNVILDRVRLIGKDKTHIMFDAVSADGTALKNCVWFGSSHHFERLVEMKSVDVAFKLKVDTYMDRFNVKMFVEDIREGNSENNLLKESIDLYDTTFPMKEVIYTKRDIDINSPTYLEYSNGITVNSGKSIIGYLPQQTENILKNLTYDYNFKFKVGITEIIKKDENYNIHITIDYDHNFKTNHFKAGGILKDIKTFILGDLDYNPLQKEVLSTIFRKKENPLVIYSGNRGMKTIIYTMGLWNKVHNKKTLVITGDSLPHYFSEFLDVSDRYFGGYDYYIFYNELPASRIEGDFMVITREDVHVDGAVKISDNLTLPKNINILEEFEVVKTYDKTKTYYTKKLPAKKKEHIIDNLDKFEMIYTTDDILRVL is encoded by the coding sequence ATGGAAACAAGATGGATACATAAAGATATACACAATACAAAGAACTTTGAGTCCCTGGGACTCAGCAAGGATTTTCTTAATATCCTGATCAACCGTGGGATAGATACCCATGAAAAGATAGAAAAATTCATCCACCCAAAGATCGAAAATATAGTTTCGCCCTTTGAATTTTCCGATATAAAAAAATCTGCAGATAAGATCATAGAAGTGGGAGAATCTGGAAAAACAATATTTATCTACGGCGACTATGATGTAGACGGAATAACCTCTACTTCCCTCTGTTATCTGGCCCTGAAAGAGCTGGGTTATAAGGTAGATTACTATATCCCTCTGAGGGATGAAGGATACGGATTAAACAAGGAATCTTTATCCCACATCAGGGAACAGGGAGGAGATCTGGTAATTACCGTGGACTGTGGTGTCTCGTCGGTGGAGGAGGTAGAATATGCCAACTCCATAGGACTCACAGTCATCATCACTGACCATCATGACATAAACAATATCCTGCCCCCTGCATATGCTGTGGTAAACCCCAAGAGGGAGGACAACGCCTACAAATTTGAATATCTTGCCGGGGTAGGAACTGCATTTATGCTGATGATGGGACTCTATAAAACTCTAGGCAGAAAGGAGGAGATCTATCAGTATTTGGATATAGTTGCCATGGGTACCATTGCCGATATAGTCCCTCTCAAGGCAGAAAACAGGATTTTTACTAAATTGGGCTTAGAGCAGTTAAAACATACTAATCACTTAGGCTTGCAGATCTTACTCCAGACTATCTTTGATGATTTAGAGGAGAAAAAATTCAATACCTACGATGTAGGATTTATCATAGCACCGATCTTTAATGCTGCCGGCAGATTAGAAGATGCCAAGATGGGAGTTAAACTCCTCATCAGTGATTCCATGGTGGAAGCCCGGGAGATCTCAAAAAAGCTGATAGGCCAGAACTGTGAAAGAAAGGAAGTCCAGGCTGATATTCTGGAAAAAGTAGAAGCCGAAATTGAAAAAAACAGATACTACGAGGATAACGTTATCGTGGTCTCCGGAGTAGGATTTCACCACGGGGTAGTGGGAATCGTAGCTTCTAAAATCGTGGATAAATACTATAAACCCACTATAATTATGGAGGAGAAAGATGGTATTTCAAAGGCTTCGTGCAGGAGTATCGAGGGATATTCAATTATCGAGGGATTAAATTCCATGAAGGAGATATTCATCAAATATGGTGGTCATGCAGGAGCAGCAGGTTTTTCCATAGATGCTGACAGAGTCCATGAATTTAGAGATAAAATAAATAAAGATGCAGGTTCCAAACTATCACATGAAGATTATAAAAAACCCATAAAGATCGACAAGGAAATCAGTTTTACAAAACTCACATATAATTTTAATGATGAATTAGAAAAAGCCGAACCCTATGGTTTTGGGAATGCAACACCCCTCTTTGAAGTAAAAAATGTTATCTTAGACAGGGTCAGACTGATAGGGAAGGATAAAACCCACATCATGTTTGACGCTGTGTCTGCAGACGGCACTGCCTTGAAAAACTGTGTCTGGTTCGGCAGTTCCCATCACTTTGAGAGACTGGTGGAGATGAAATCTGTAGATGTGGCCTTTAAATTAAAGGTGGATACATATATGGACAGGTTCAATGTGAAGATGTTTGTAGAGGATATCAGGGAAGGAAACTCAGAGAATAACCTGTTGAAGGAAAGTATCGACCTGTATGACACAACCTTTCCCATGAAGGAAGTGATCTATACCAAAAGGGATATAGATATCAATTCTCCTACATATCTTGAGTACTCCAACGGGATCACTGTAAACTCAGGAAAATCCATTATAGGGTATCTCCCCCAGCAGACTGAAAATATATTAAAAAATTTAACCTATGACTACAACTTTAAATTTAAAGTGGGTATTACAGAGATCATAAAAAAAGATGAAAACTACAATATCCATATCACCATAGATTACGATCATAATTTTAAAACCAATCATTTTAAAGCCGGAGGGATATTGAAGGATATAAAAACTTTTATCCTGGGAGATTTAGATTATAATCCTCTGCAAAAAGAAGTTCTATCCACTATCTTTAGAAAAAAAGAAAACCCTTTGGTTATCTATTCAGGGAACCGTGGGATGAAAACCATAATTTACACCATGGGGCTTTGGAATAAAGTACACAATAAAAAAACCCTGGTTATTACCGGAGATTCTCTCCCCCATTATTTTTCCGAGTTTTTAGATGTTTCAGATAGATACTTTGGTGGTTATGACTACTACATCTTCTACAATGAGCTTCCTGCCAGCAGGATTGAAGGGGATTTTATGGTTATTACAAGGGAAGATGTCCATGTAGATGGGGCTGTAAAAATAAGTGATAATTTAACCCTGCCTAAAAATATAAATATTTTGGAGGAGTTTGAGGTGGTTAAAACTTATGACAAAACCAAGACTTACTACACTAAAAAACTCCCTGCTAAGAAAAAAGAGCATATTATCGATAACTTAGATAAATTTGAGATGATCTATACCACCGATGATATTTTAAGAGTTCTCTAA
- a CDS encoding type I phosphomannose isomerase catalytic subunit → MEKLYPLKFKKVFKEKIWGGRSFSEKLNMILPTEKLYGESWEVSSHKNGMSVVENGRLEGKTLEELFLDYKGDFAGENIYTKYGKKFPLLIKYLDINDRLSVQVHPNDDYALRVEGESGKSESWYILEASEDARLIMGLKRGITPEIFAQKTKDKDFKNLFNVISVKKGDFISITPGLIHASLEGSVLICEVQQNSDTTYRIYDFDRLVDGKLRELHLDKAMEVIDYENIPRISSEKNRVNIKIDGGLKQEIIRDKYFNIDKLLLEEKFEDTDRASFMIYSILEGEGNLTCDGVSYPIKKGDTWYIPPKLEVAVEGKLEILKTYL, encoded by the coding sequence ATGGAAAAATTATATCCGTTAAAATTTAAAAAAGTATTCAAGGAAAAAATATGGGGAGGGAGGAGTTTTAGTGAAAAACTAAATATGATCCTGCCAACAGAAAAGTTATACGGGGAATCCTGGGAAGTCAGTTCCCATAAAAATGGAATGAGTGTTGTTGAAAACGGCAGACTGGAAGGAAAGACTCTGGAGGAGTTGTTTTTGGATTATAAAGGTGATTTTGCAGGAGAAAATATATATACTAAATACGGAAAAAAGTTCCCCCTGCTGATAAAATATCTGGATATCAACGACAGATTGTCTGTTCAGGTACATCCAAACGATGATTATGCCCTGAGAGTAGAGGGAGAATCTGGAAAATCTGAATCGTGGTATATATTGGAAGCCAGTGAGGATGCCAGATTAATCATGGGATTAAAAAGAGGGATAACTCCGGAAATTTTTGCACAAAAAACAAAGGATAAAGATTTTAAGAATTTATTTAATGTTATTTCGGTAAAAAAAGGGGATTTTATAAGTATAACTCCCGGGCTTATCCATGCAAGTCTGGAGGGGAGTGTACTAATATGTGAAGTACAGCAAAATTCGGATACGACCTATAGAATCTATGATTTTGACAGGTTAGTTGACGGAAAACTTCGGGAGCTTCATCTGGATAAAGCCATGGAGGTGATAGATTATGAAAATATTCCCCGGATTAGCAGCGAAAAAAACAGAGTGAATATAAAAATAGACGGGGGATTGAAACAGGAAATTATCCGGGATAAATATTTTAATATAGATAAACTTCTGTTAGAGGAAAAGTTTGAAGATACAGATAGAGCTTCATTTATGATCTATTCCATCTTGGAAGGAGAGGGGAATCTGACTTGTGATGGTGTGAGTTATCCCATAAAAAAAGGGGATACATGGTATATACCTCCTAAATTAGAGGTGGCAGTAGAGGGGAAATTAGAGATATTAAAAACTTATCTGTAG
- the rplM gene encoding 50S ribosomal protein L13: protein MLRKEDVVREWLHYDADGVVLGRLAAEIAKKLMGKDKVTYTPHIDGGDYVVITNMEKIAVTGKKLTDKMYYNHSGFPGGLRERRLEEVLAKNPAEALFLAVKRMLPKNRLGAQQLTRLRIFVGSEHEHAAQNPETKSL from the coding sequence ATGTTAAGAAAAGAAGATGTAGTTAGAGAATGGTTACATTATGACGCTGATGGTGTAGTATTAGGTAGACTAGCTGCTGAAATCGCAAAAAAATTAATGGGAAAAGATAAGGTAACTTACACTCCTCATATCGATGGTGGAGATTACGTAGTAATCACTAACATGGAAAAAATCGCAGTTACAGGAAAAAAATTAACTGACAAAATGTATTATAATCACTCAGGATTCCCAGGTGGATTAAGAGAGAGAAGATTAGAAGAAGTTTTAGCGAAGAACCCTGCAGAAGCTTTATTTTTAGCTGTTAAGAGAATGTTACCTAAGAACAGATTAGGTGCACAACAATTAACTAGATTAAGAATATTTGTTGGATCTGAACATGAGCATGCTGCTCAAAACCCTGAAACTAAATCATTATAA
- the rpsI gene encoding 30S ribosomal protein S9 yields MAVQFRGTGRRKTSVARVILVPGETGVTINGKEMSEYFGRGILGDIVNQPLVLTETAEKFGVKVNVNGGGTTGQAGAIRHGVARALLMADETLKGALREAGFLTRDSRMVERKKFGKKKARKSPQFSKR; encoded by the coding sequence ATGGCTGTACAATTTAGAGGAACTGGAAGAAGAAAAACTTCAGTAGCAAGAGTAATCTTAGTGCCTGGTGAAACAGGTGTTACTATAAATGGAAAAGAAATGAGCGAATATTTCGGAAGAGGAATCTTAGGAGATATCGTAAACCAACCTTTAGTTTTAACTGAAACTGCTGAGAAATTTGGAGTTAAAGTAAACGTAAATGGTGGAGGAACTACTGGTCAAGCAGGAGCTATCAGACATGGTGTTGCTAGAGCATTATTAATGGCTGATGAAACTTTAAAAGGTGCTTTAAGAGAAGCTGGATTCTTAACTAGAGACTCAAGAATGGTTGAAAGAAAGAAATTCGGAAAGAAAAAAGCAAGAAAATCACCTCAATTCTCAAAGAGATAA
- a CDS encoding ferritin-like domain-containing protein, producing MKSKFIGILMMLVLSSLTFGSYGHLGAEKDRDMTVQEMIKYAIEDEIFAKTEYEKIMKTFNIDRPFSNIKRAEETHIELLQPLIEKYNVSYDKLDEKSLVIPKTLKETFEIGVQAEIDNIAMYEKFLKDEKLPADVREVFTHLRDGSKNHLRAFERQLRKY from the coding sequence ATGAAAAGCAAATTTATAGGAATCCTAATGATGTTGGTGTTGAGTAGTTTAACATTTGGAAGTTACGGGCACCTAGGAGCAGAAAAAGATAGAGATATGACGGTTCAGGAAATGATCAAATATGCAATAGAGGATGAAATTTTTGCAAAAACAGAATATGAGAAGATAATGAAAACTTTTAATATCGACAGACCATTTTCAAATATTAAAAGAGCTGAGGAAACTCATATAGAATTATTACAGCCCCTTATTGAAAAATATAATGTCAGTTATGACAAATTGGATGAAAAAAGTCTTGTAATTCCAAAAACTTTAAAAGAAACTTTTGAAATAGGAGTGCAGGCAGAGATAGACAATATAGCCATGTATGAGAAGTTCCTAAAAGATGAAAAATTGCCTGCTGATGTGAGGGAAGTATTTACCCATCTCAGAGACGGGTCGAAAAATCATCTGAGAGCATTTGAAAGACAGTTGAGGAAGTACTAA
- the topA gene encoding type I DNA topoisomerase — MAKKNLVIVESPAKANTIKKILGRNYEVTASYGHIRDLPKTKMGIDIENDFTPSYSTIKGKGEITKNLRALAKKSDKIYLAADPDREGEAIAWHIAHILKLDPKEKNRIEFNEITKNAIREAVKNPRTIDQDRVDAQQARRLLDRIVGYSISPYLWQLISSNTSAGRVQSVSLKLICDLEDEIKAFIPQKYWEVSGNFSDNIDLNLYKSGDDRGIKMWDEEKMEELKRSLEILPTFEVTSTEITKKTKKPPLPLKTSTLQQLASSYLGFSASKTMRVAQSLYEGLKIDGTQKGLITYMRTDSTRISEEAQGQAKEFILDKYGEKYIGKEKKKKTDDKKKIQDAHEAVRPTYIDLEPDNIEEYLNSDQFRLYKLIWERFIISQLAPMEYDQFTLISKYDKYQFRGIVNRVTFDGYYKVFKEEDEIKTADFPVIKEGDKLKLEKLNIKADETKPPKRFTESSLVRKLEADGIGRPSTYASIIETLKKREYVEFMGKSFVPTKLGYDVEKILNKYFPRILGVEFTSSMEDALDSIEEGEVKWTSVLEEFYTDFKKALDNFDKEVEKITNRRIESDVPCPVDGCTGKMLLKTGRFGKYLECEHFETCSGRIPLKTVEIDEQELEDGHIFINETVQKRERIKRGIPTDIVIKGVRYNLKKGRFGEYLESENYETDNKRLPLSSAVIGVLRDGSIEIDVEMIALKEKLLEMNEYFEEKDTDMKTEDGSMMTLKKGRYGEYLESENFAVDGIRIPLPASIKKMVKEGQLEEKDGVIIIKYLLDEIKAVEDKLIAEAGVCEKCGSKFEIKASRRGKFLACSNYPTCKNTRKILKDKETGELSVAPPAKKKAPAKKTATKKKAAAKKEEK, encoded by the coding sequence GTGGCTAAAAAAAATCTAGTTATAGTAGAGTCGCCGGCAAAGGCAAACACTATAAAGAAAATATTAGGACGTAACTACGAGGTTACAGCCTCATATGGACATATAAGAGACCTTCCCAAGACAAAGATGGGAATAGACATAGAAAATGATTTTACACCCTCTTATTCCACAATAAAGGGTAAGGGTGAAATAACCAAAAACTTGAGAGCATTGGCAAAGAAATCCGATAAAATATATCTGGCAGCCGATCCGGACAGGGAAGGGGAAGCTATAGCCTGGCATATAGCTCATATATTAAAATTAGATCCAAAGGAAAAAAACAGGATAGAATTTAACGAGATAACTAAAAATGCAATAAGAGAAGCAGTAAAAAATCCCAGAACCATAGATCAAGACAGGGTAGATGCACAACAGGCAAGGAGATTACTCGATAGAATAGTAGGATATTCTATCAGTCCGTATTTATGGCAGTTAATTTCTTCTAATACCAGTGCAGGAAGGGTCCAGTCGGTATCATTGAAATTAATCTGTGACTTAGAAGATGAGATAAAGGCATTTATTCCCCAAAAATATTGGGAAGTAAGCGGGAACTTCAGTGACAATATAGACCTAAATCTCTATAAATCAGGGGACGACAGGGGAATAAAGATGTGGGATGAGGAAAAAATGGAGGAGTTAAAGAGATCTCTGGAAATACTTCCGACTTTTGAAGTGACCAGTACCGAGATAACCAAAAAGACTAAGAAACCTCCGTTGCCCTTAAAAACAAGTACATTACAGCAATTGGCCTCATCATACTTAGGATTTTCAGCTTCTAAAACCATGAGAGTAGCCCAGAGTTTATATGAGGGATTGAAGATAGACGGAACTCAGAAAGGTCTGATTACCTATATGAGAACTGACTCTACCAGGATATCCGAGGAAGCCCAGGGGCAGGCCAAGGAATTTATTTTAGATAAATATGGGGAAAAATATATAGGGAAGGAAAAAAAGAAAAAAACAGATGATAAAAAGAAGATCCAGGATGCCCATGAGGCAGTGAGACCTACCTATATAGATCTGGAACCGGATAATATCGAAGAATACCTGAATTCTGATCAATTCAGATTGTATAAGTTAATTTGGGAAAGGTTTATAATCTCCCAGCTGGCTCCCATGGAATATGACCAATTTACCCTGATAAGTAAATATGATAAATATCAATTCAGAGGGATAGTAAACAGGGTAACCTTTGACGGATACTATAAGGTATTCAAAGAGGAAGATGAGATAAAAACAGCTGATTTCCCTGTGATTAAAGAGGGAGACAAGTTAAAGCTGGAAAAATTAAATATAAAGGCAGATGAGACGAAACCTCCTAAAAGATTTACCGAATCTTCACTGGTGAGAAAGTTGGAAGCTGACGGGATTGGAAGACCGTCTACCTATGCATCCATCATAGAAACCTTAAAGAAAAGGGAATATGTGGAGTTCATGGGTAAATCATTTGTGCCTACTAAGTTAGGTTATGATGTGGAAAAGATATTAAATAAATATTTCCCAAGAATATTGGGAGTAGAATTTACATCCAGCATGGAAGATGCCCTGGATTCCATCGAAGAAGGAGAAGTAAAGTGGACCAGTGTTTTGGAGGAATTTTATACAGACTTTAAAAAAGCTTTGGATAACTTTGATAAAGAGGTGGAAAAGATCACCAACAGAAGGATTGAATCCGATGTGCCCTGTCCGGTGGACGGCTGTACAGGGAAGATGCTCTTAAAAACCGGTAGATTTGGTAAGTACTTAGAGTGTGAACACTTTGAAACCTGCAGTGGAAGGATCCCGCTAAAAACAGTGGAGATCGATGAGCAGGAGCTGGAAGACGGTCATATCTTTATCAATGAGACGGTACAGAAGAGAGAGAGGATAAAAAGAGGGATACCTACAGATATAGTGATCAAAGGTGTGAGATATAACCTTAAAAAAGGTAGATTCGGTGAATATCTAGAGAGTGAAAACTATGAAACCGATAACAAAAGACTGCCATTGTCCAGTGCTGTCATAGGTGTTCTGAGAGACGGGAGTATAGAGATAGATGTAGAGATGATCGCTCTGAAGGAAAAATTGTTAGAAATGAACGAATATTTTGAAGAAAAAGATACCGATATGAAAACAGAAGACGGATCTATGATGACCTTAAAAAAGGGAAGGTATGGAGAATATTTAGAGAGTGAAAACTTTGCTGTTGATGGGATCAGAATTCCCCTGCCGGCCAGTATAAAAAAGATGGTGAAGGAAGGGCAGTTAGAGGAAAAAGACGGAGTTATAATAATTAAATATCTTTTAGATGAGATAAAAGCTGTGGAAGATAAACTCATAGCAGAAGCCGGGGTCTGTGAAAAATGCGGCAGCAAGTTTGAGATAAAGGCAAGCAGAAGGGGGAAATTCCTGGCTTGCAGTAACTATCCGACCTGTAAAAACACAAGAAAGATCTTGAAAGATAAGGAAACAGGGGAACTCTCAGTAGCTCCTCCTGCAAAGAAAAAAGCTCCAGCCAAGAAAACAGCAACTAAGAAGAAGGCAGCAGCTAAAAAAGAAGAAAAGTAA
- the dprA gene encoding DNA-processing protein DprA produces the protein MDSWYKLRVAGVRDSVIIKLMNLCEEFEEIFLHDRVFYSEIMRFKDEDISKVLNSYKINLDFYREKMLDLNIETISIKEREYPLYLKNISHPPVFLYMKGRMAFYEKNIGVVGTRKMTSYGESACKGLVGDLVGAGVTITSGLATGIDVTAHKRALTLGGNTIAVVGSGLDVIYPPENKYEWERISKEGTLISEYPLGTPPDRYNFPRRNRIIVGLTRGVTVIESYKKGGSLITAKLAFEEGRDVFVIPGFPNYPSFEGNNNLIKDSYGKLITSGKDILEEYGWDGENKINIGIDIDAEEEMIYSALVVEKSLDELISETKVPIGKLLGLLTNLELKKLVRAVAGGKYRRV, from the coding sequence TTGGATTCTTGGTATAAATTGAGAGTAGCGGGGGTAAGAGACAGTGTAATAATTAAACTGATGAATTTATGTGAAGAATTTGAAGAAATCTTCCTCCATGACAGGGTGTTTTACAGTGAAATTATGAGGTTTAAAGATGAAGATATCAGCAAAGTTTTGAATTCTTATAAAATTAACCTTGATTTTTATAGGGAAAAAATGCTAGATTTAAATATTGAAACAATTTCTATAAAGGAGAGAGAGTATCCGTTATATTTAAAAAATATATCCCATCCACCGGTATTTCTATATATGAAGGGGAGGATGGCCTTTTATGAAAAAAACATAGGAGTGGTGGGAACACGGAAGATGACTAGTTACGGGGAGTCTGCATGTAAGGGATTAGTGGGAGATTTAGTAGGAGCAGGAGTTACTATAACCAGTGGTTTGGCCACTGGAATAGATGTAACCGCTCATAAGAGAGCCTTAACCCTGGGTGGAAACACCATAGCTGTGGTAGGAAGCGGATTGGATGTGATCTACCCTCCGGAAAATAAATATGAATGGGAAAGAATATCCAAGGAAGGGACACTGATAAGTGAATACCCGTTGGGTACTCCTCCAGACAGGTATAATTTTCCCAGAAGAAACAGGATAATAGTCGGCCTGACCAGGGGAGTGACAGTGATAGAAAGTTATAAAAAAGGCGGCAGTCTCATAACTGCTAAACTGGCTTTTGAGGAAGGAAGGGATGTGTTTGTTATCCCGGGATTCCCAAACTACCCGTCCTTTGAGGGAAACAATAATCTCATAAAAGACTCCTATGGCAAGCTGATTACCAGCGGGAAAGATATACTGGAGGAATATGGCTGGGATGGAGAAAATAAAATCAATATCGGTATAGACATAGATGCAGAAGAGGAAATGATTTACAGCGCACTGGTTGTAGAAAAAAGTTTGGATGAGCTGATAAGTGAGACTAAGGTTCCCATAGGTAAACTTTTGGGATTGTTGACAAACTTAGAATTAAAAAAACTTGTGAGAGCTGTTGCAGGTGGTAAATATAGAAGAGTATGA